The following coding sequences lie in one Zingiber officinale cultivar Zhangliang chromosome 2B, Zo_v1.1, whole genome shotgun sequence genomic window:
- the LOC122048035 gene encoding glutamate receptor 3.4-like: MGSSSLLALWFCVTVTSAFLAASDNNTNSTSRPSEISIGALFTFNSYIGRAARLAIELAVHDVNTNSSILANTTLKLQVQDTNCSGFLGTIEALQLMEKQVVSIIGPQSSGIAHVISHAVNELHVPLLTFAATDPTLSSLQCPYLIRTTQSDYFQMNGIADLISNYGWREAIAIFVDDDYGRGGITALDDALATKRSKISYKAAFPPHADATMIKDVLVQINLMESRVYVVHVNPDSGLTIFSLAKSLGMMGSGYVWIASDWLASVLDSTYPPNFDTMNLIQGVIVFRQHTADSDLKRAFVTRWSQMVRSGNASSNLNTYALYAYDSVWLLAHAIDQFLLEGETFSFSDDPRLHDANGSSLHLTSLKYFDGGEQLRKKLLLTNFTGVTGQVQFDSEGNLIHPAYEILNIVGTGLRTLGFWSNYSGFSVVVPEVLYGESLNASTSNQLLYNAIWPGEITTKPRGWVFPNNGKPIRIGVPYRASYKEFISKDSSPDGVQGYCIDVFKAAINLLPYPVPYSFILFGDGIKNPNYNDLMEKVYENYFDAAVGDISIVTNRTRIVDFTQPYIESGLVIVAPVKERSSSPWAFLKPFSVQMWCVTGAFFLFVGAVVWILEHRSNTEFRGSPRQQLVTIFLFSFSTMFFSHRENTVSTLGRFVLIIWLFVVLIINSSYTASLTSILTVQQLSSGIHGLDSLISSSDPIGYQVGSFAKNYMMEELNIAESRLVSLNNPKAYERALELGPKNGGVAAIVDEFAYVELFMSTNCKYRPVGQEFTKNGWGFAFPRDSPLAIDLSTAILTLSENGDLQRIHDKWLQHAGCSSQENEIDANRLSLRSFWGLFLICGLACLVALIVFFMRIFCQYRRYSTQDEDAKLEPERSLKRPPRLTSIKDLISFVDKKEEDVKNSIRQKLSHKQRQSGRIFNEQSTPPA; the protein is encoded by the exons ATGGGTTCGAGCTCTCTCCTTGCTTTGTGGTTTTGCGTTACTGTGACGAGCGCCTTCTTGGCTGCAAGCGACAACAACACAAATTCCACCTCCAGGCCGAGCGAGATCAGCATAGGTGCCCTCTTCACCTTTAATTCCTACATCGGGAGGGCCGCGAGGCTGGCGATTGAGCTCGCTGTGCACGATGTGAACACGAACTCGAGCATTCTCGCCAATACGACGCTCAAGTTGCAGGTGCAAGACACAAATTGCAGTGGGTTTCTGGGAACTATTGAGG CGTTGCAGCTAATGGAGAAGCAAGTGGTTTCTATAATAGGACCACAATCCTCTGGGATTGCTCATGTTATATCTCACGCTGTCAATGAACTCCATGTACCTTTGCTCACGTTTGCCGCCACAGACCCAACTCTTTCTTCTCTGCAATGTCCTTACTTGATTCGTACAACACAGAGCGACTACTTCCAGATGAATGGAATAGCTGATCTAATTAGCAACTATGGTTGGAGAGAAGCCATTGCCATTTTTGTGGATGATGATTATGGTAGAGGTGGAATAACCGCATTAGATGATGCTCTAGCAACTAAACGCTCTAAGATATCCTACAAAGCAGCCTTTCCTCCACATGCTGATGCAACCATGATCAAGGACGTTTTGGTGCAAATAAATCTCATGGAATCCAGGGTTTATGTTGTACATGTAAACCCGGATTCCGGTCTCACAATCTTTTCGCTAGCAAAATCTCTAGGAATGATGGGTAGTGGTTATGTGTGGATTGCTTCAGATTGGCTTGCTTCAGTTTTAGATTCAACTTATCCGCCAAATTTTGACACCATGAACCTTATACAAGGGGTCATTGTTTTTCGTCAGCATACAGCAGATTCTGATCTGAAGAGAGCATTTGTGACCAGATGGAGTCAGATGGTTAGGAGTGGGAATGCAAGTTCAAACTTGAATACTTATGcgttgtatgcttatgattcTGTTTGGTTACTTGCTCATGCTATTGATCAGTTCCTCCTAGAAGGAGAGACATTTTCTTTCTCTGATGATCCGAGATTACATGATGCAAATGGAAGCTCGCTACATTTAACTTCACTCAAGTACTTTGATGGTGGTGAACAACTTCGCAAGAAATTGCTGCTAACCAACTTCACAGGTGTCACTGGTCAAGTTCAATTTGATTCTGAGGGCAATCTAATCCATCCGGCTTATGAAATACTCAATATTGTCGGGACAGGTTTACGAACACTTGGGTTCTGGTCTAATTACTCTGGTTTTTCAGTCGTTGTTCCTGAAGTTCTCTATGGTGAATCGCTGAATGCTTCCACCAGTAACCAACTACTCTACAATGCCATTTGGCCAGGTGAAATCACAACAAAGCCTCGAGGTTGGGTGTTCCCAAACAACGGAAAGCCGATACGGATTGGAGTTCCTTATCGTGCAAGTTACAAGGAATTCATATCAAAAGATAGTAGCCCTGATGGTGTACAAGGATACTGCATTGATGTGTTTAAAGCTGCGATCAACTTGTTGCCCTATCCTGTTCCATATTCATTTATTCTGTTTGGAGATGGCATTAAAAATCCTAACTACAATGATCTAATGGAAAAGGTTTATGAAAAT TACTTTGATGCAGCTGTTGGGGATATATCAATCGTGACGAATAGGACAAGAATTGTAGACTTTACACAGCCATATATAGAATCTGGCCTCGTCATTGTTGCACCAGTCAAAGAGAGATCTTCAAGTCCTTGGGCTTTCCTAAAACCTTTTTCAGTACAGATGTGGTGTGTGACAGgggctttctttctttttgtgggAGCCGTAGTATGGATTCTCGAGCATCGTTCAAATACCGAATTCCGTGGATCACCAAGACAACAACTTGTGACAATATTTTT GTTTAGTTTCTCCACAATGTTCTTTTCTCACA GAGAGAACACTGTGAGCACCCTGGGTAGGTTTGTGCTGATCATTTGGCTTTTCGTGGTGTTGATAATAAATTCTAGCTACACTGCAAGCTTAACATCCATCCTCACAGTTCAGCAACTCTCTTCGGGTATCCATGGACTTGATAGTTTGATCTCTAGTTCAGATCCTATCGGATACCAGGTTGGGTCATTCGCGAAAAATTATATGATGGAAGAGCTTAATATTGCTGAATCCCGGCTAGTGTCCTTGAATAATCCAAAAGCCTATGAAAGGGCGCTTGAGCTTGGCCCGAAAAATGGAGGTGTTGCCGCGATAGTCGATGAGTTTGCCTACGTCGAACTCTTCATGTCCACCAATTGCAAATATAGGCCAGTAGGCCAGGAGTTCACAAAAAACGGATGGGGTTTT GCCTTTCCAAGAGATTCACCGCTTGCAATTGATTTATCCACAGCGATCTTGACACTCTCAGAAAATGGTGATCTCCAGAGGATCCATGACAAATGGTTACAACACGCAGGGTGTAGCTCACAAGAAAATGAGATCGATGCCAACCGGCTCAGCCTTCGGAGCTTCTGGGGCCTTTTTTTAATTTGTGGCCTTGCATGTTTGGTGGCTCTCATTGTGTTCTTCATGAGAATATTTTGCCAATATAGAAGGTATAGTACCCAAGACGAGGATGCAAAGCTCGAACCCGAACGCAGCTTGAAGCGTCCACCGCGATTAACTAGCATCAAGGATTTGATTTCCTTTGtagataagaaggaagaagacgtAAAGAATTCTATAAGGCAAAAATTGAGCCATAAGCAGCGACAAAGTGGTCGCATTTTCAATGAACAGTCCACGCCACCCGCATAG